A genomic region of Chitinimonas arctica contains the following coding sequences:
- a CDS encoding PhaM family polyhydroxyalkanoate granule multifunctional regulatory protein, with the protein MSDQNDPFAFFKQFFKPMEGMQAFMPPLSEEECARKIAELRTVEQWLSMQVGMLQMTIRTLELQQASLAALKPRDKPAVDS; encoded by the coding sequence ATGAGCGATCAAAACGACCCCTTCGCCTTTTTCAAGCAATTCTTCAAGCCCATGGAAGGGATGCAGGCTTTCATGCCGCCGCTGAGCGAGGAAGAATGCGCCCGCAAGATCGCCGAGCTGCGCACGGTGGAGCAATGGCTGTCCATGCAAGTGGGCATGCTGCAGATGACCATACGCACGCTGGAACTCCAGCAGGCCAGCCTGGCGGCACTCAAGCCGCGCGACAAGCCCGCTGTGGATAGTTGA